Below is a window of Drosophila nasuta strain 15112-1781.00 chromosome X, ASM2355853v1, whole genome shotgun sequence DNA.
AAGCTGCCCGATGCCAAGCTACAGGGCACCGTCTGGAGCGAGCTGGACGAGAGCAAGCTCTACAACAACATGGAGCTCGAGTCCATCGACAAGCTCTTCTCAGCCTACCAAAAGAACGGCGTTTCGGTAAGTGGAAAAgactaaaatttaatttgagaaaGGTTTAAGACAAAGAGAACTTTGAAATATGTTAGTggaagaaataaaataatgtgaaGAAGGGTTAAAGACAACTTCAAAATAGTTAtgaacagcaaataaattaagttacGGTTGGCCATAGATAACATAAGATAGTAATCTAAGAACCCATATTATGAAGTAATCCGATGTAACTTCTAGCACAATATCAGAGCTGTTGCATGCTTCATTAAATTAGTTAAGGGATAAGTGAGGCAGTCACTTCTAATTAATCTAATCTAATTATTGTAAATCCATATTGCATAATCCTAAACTGTCTTTCTTCCCCTCTAActatatacaaattgtatgTTTCTCTACAGACCACCGATGGGTCCTATGAGGATCTGCGTGTGACTGGCAAGAACAAGCAGAAGGTGCTCTCGGTCATCGATGGACGACGCGCTCAGAACTGCACGATTCTGTTGAGCAAACTGAAGATGAGCGACATGGATATATCCAAGTAAGCCACATAAAGAAACTGATTTCAAAGCGAACTTCTTACTAAATGCATTCTTCGATTCTTCGATTCACAGAGCAATTCTCTCGATGGACAGCAATGAGCAGCTGGCATTGGACATGGTGGAGCAGCTGCTGAAGTTTACGCCCTCCGCCGAGGAGCGTGCGCTGCTGGACGAGCACAGCGAAGACATTGAATCATTGGCGCGTGCGGATCGCTTCCTCTACGAGATATCCAAGTGAGTTGAGCAGTTGttaaagaaatgcaaatcGGAATTTACAaatcttcttcttttttttagaataCCACACTATGAGCAGCGACTGAAGAGTTTGCACTACAAGAAACGCTTCATGCTGACGGTCAACGATCTGATACCGCGCATCACCAGCGTCATGGAAGCCTCCCGCGAGGTGGCACGTTCGCGACGCCTGCGCAAGCTGCTCGAGTTGGTTCTTGCATTGGGTAAGTCTTTGCACACTTTAACCAATCGAATCTCCGATTAACGTCAGCTTCTCTTTCTTAGGCAACTACATGAATCGCGGCGCTCGGGGCAATGCTTCGGGCTTCAGGCTCGCCTCGTTGAATCGCTTGGCGGACACGAAGTCGAGTGCCGCCAAGGGCACCACATTGCTGCACTATTTGGTGCAGGTGATTGAGAAGAAGTTCAAGGATCTGCTTAAGCTGGAGGACGATATACCGCATGTGCGTGAGGCATCGAAGGTGTCGCTGGGCGAAATGGACAAGGACATACAGATGCTGCGCACCGGTTTGGCGGATGTGGCGCGTGAAATCGAGTTCCATCGCAGCTCGGGACCGGCACAGCAGGGTGATCGCTTTTTGCCCGTGATGCGTGAGTTCCACGCTCAGGCATCGGTGCGTTTTGCCGAGCTGGAGGACAAGTTCCAGGACATGAAGACACGCTTCGATCGGGCGGTGCGATTGTTTGGCGAAGATGGTTCCGTGCTCCAGCCGGATGAGTTCTTTGGCATCTTTGATTCATTCCTCGCCTCGTTTGCCGAGGCgcgcaacgacaacgagagcTTCCGTCGCCgccaggaggaggaggagaagcgCGCCAAGCAGGAGGCGGAGCTCAAGAAGCGCACGATTGAGCGCAAAAACAAATCGGGTCTCATGAGCAGCGTCGCCCGCAATTTGGGCCTCAAGTCATCCCACAACGGCGGCTCATCAACGGGCAGCGGCGATGCCGGCGGCAAGGGCGACAACAAAGGCGAGTTCGATGATCTGATCTCGGCCCTGCGCACCGGCGACGTCTTTGGCGAGGACATGGCCAAGTTCAAGCGATCGCGCAAGGCGCGTGTGCTCAACGGATCGGCGCCGGGTCCGGGACAAACGTCGCCACCCCGACACGGAAGTTTGCAGCGTGAGGAGAGCGGACGCGAACGTGAACGGACCGTGAGGCGTCAATAGACAGGCGTCCCCTGCAGCTCCTCCCCCTCTCCTTAAATGCGCGCTAGTATTTCcccaattattattattttttttttattgtgtttccTTCTGTAActatttatataccacaatcatttatatatatacatacatgcagATATATATGAAGATCAGCTAATGCAAGCGTCAAACCaaattttttacaaaaaaaaaggaaaaaactaaaaatattaattgtaatttgtaatttaaaacgATGAGATGAGAAACacaccccacacacacacacacacatatatacacatacataaattgtaGCGTACCTTTCCAATTGTGTTTGCAATTagacaaaagtaaaaaaagaaaaaccgaTATCTATAACTATATAACTAcataatatactacatacatatgcgaTATATTAGGACACGTTACAAATGTCAAAATGCTCATCCTGCAGCACtcaaagtaaaaacaaaaaaacaaaagaatgctaatgaaaatgcaaatcaaatcaaatgcagcatgcaacataatcattattattatatatacataacatatacatacaagtaTATACAAAAGAACCCAGAGAGAGTGTTTCGAGAGGCAAACGCGGCCTGCCATAAAAAGTCATGTTcattattaacaattatataaatattattatatattattatctattttattctatgtatttttttttttagcacgAATCTCgctaaaatatattcaagCACTTTACAAGTTTTTacgaaatgcaaaagaaaaacaaagctaaaacaaaagcaaaaaagagaaatgaaaatattattataaataataaatatttaacactAATTAATGATATATATGCTAATTGTGTTTTTGATATGtatgcaaattcaaatattaactttaattattgcaaaaattgtaagtgcaaaaagtattgaaaaattatgaaagcaaaaacggaagtgaaaaataaagaaaacaacttcgatattgattttgattaggattataaatttcaaatcacGTGCGCTTccccttctcctccttctccatCTCCTTCTCCTTTTCTTCCTCCTCTAGCCATTTGCTAACTGCCAATTTGGACTCCACATCGACCGTTGCCAGCCTCTCCTCGAACTCCTCATAAGTGCTGCTCTCTCGCTCCCCAAAAGCGAGCTCctccagcagctgcagctccgATTCGCTGCTGTGCGGATGCACATTGGCCACACCATCCGAGGGAGGCGGCGAACCGTTCAGCAAGGTCGTCATCACCTTGCGAAAATCGGTACGTTCGATGCGACCGCGTCGCTGGGTGTCGAACATGTGGGAGAGCAGGCGCAGCTTGTGAACACGTCCATCGAGACGTTGATGCGGCGGATGGTCGCATTGTGGCACCAAGAACGTTGCACACGTTCGTACAAATTGTCCGAAATTGATGCGATCCCTACTCATCGAATCCGTATCCGTATCCGAATCCGAATCTGACCTCGTCCCCGTTTCCGTTCCCGTTCCCATCCCCGTGTTTGTGTGGCCAAAGAAGCCATCGATTATCTGGCGATGCAATGGATTCTGTGCCAGCTGCGGTATTCGCAGCAGCTCTGTGGGCGTTAGATATCCACGCTGGCAACGATCCAGCGCCAGAAAGCGAGCGTGAAGCTGATCAAGCTGCTCGATTGATAGCCCGGTGGCCGCTTGATGCGCCTGCAGCTCGGCGGCActcagctgatggctgttcGTTAGGCCCATTCCGTTTTCGATCAACTCACGTGAtcctttatttattatttacctGCCACAAATTGTGTTCATAGCTTTCAACCCCCTTTGCCAAACGAACTAGTGTCAATTACTGACAACGAATCCCCAGCTGcccaatattttattcttcgATTACTCTAAGTAACAAACCAAACTCTGACTGAAACCAATGTCGAGCTGCTACTCCTTAAAgggtatattattttactagCTATATCCTTAGAATCCTGATCAAGTTGAAATAAGTGTCAAACATAGTATTTTCAACCGGACTATTAACGGACCAAAGCACATTCAAATAGTTCTTCAGCTTACCAAGATATTCAGAATTTTGAGTTTTTGAAGATTTTCCCATCATCCGAACACTACAATTTTAGAAGCATTGGATTCTTAAAAGACTCCATATTTCTATGATGTCAATCGATAGATTTCGGTCCCACAAATCGAATGCAACTTGTTCCGTCCAAATCCGTTAGAATATGACAGAGCTATCATAATTTTTctgcatacaaaataaatttgcatgtgcagcaaataaatttgtgtagCAGAATTTGAGGATGTGACTTTTTCAAATCTGCAAATGAAAAAGTGTGAAACGAATATTTTGTGTggcatactttcaggctgACCAATTTATTCATTGCAAATAAAGCAGTGCACTGCAGTGTGcagtaaatacattttttgtggcatacttttaggtaGCGCAAATGTTGTCGTAGTTCCAATAGACAcccatagatggcgccacttcTACTGCTGCCaatttgcttgctgctgatttatgttcgcctggtatttcaatttttgaattGGCATTTTTTGGACGCACGCGATGGCATCGagtctacaacaacaacaacaacacgatttgcttgttgttgtagtaatTATTGAAGGACACAGGTCAAAATGGTAATTTGTGCATAACTCGAAAACCAAAAGGACGATTAAAAGGATATTTGGCCAGTCGATAGACATTATTAATACGCACCGTTTGGCACATCCTTTGCCAGGATACGCAAGGACATTCAGGAGTTATAGCGTATTTTCAGTGGCATTTTATCTCGACTCCTGTAAGGATTTTCGTCCTTTTGAGTGCACCAATCGATTTGTATTCCTTTGAACTATCCTCATACCAAAGGACATCACGATCGTCCTTATAATTGCTGACTTTTAAGAAGTAGAAATTTGGTCGTGTTTCCGATACACgccaatagatggcgccacttcTACTGTTGCCaatttgcttgctgctgatttatgttcgcctggtatttcacttTTTGAATTGGCATTTTTTGGACGCACGCGATGGCATCGagtctacaacaacaacaacacgatttgcttgttgttgtagtaatTATTGAAGGACACAGGTCAAAATGGTAATTTGTGCATAACTCGAGAACTACAAGGACGATTAAAAGGATATTTGGCCAGTCGATAGACATTATTAATACGCACCGTTTGACACATCCTTTGCCAGGATACGCAAGGACATTCAGGAGTTTTCGGATCTTTTCCGTGCCATTTTATCTCCACTGAAGCAAGGATTTTCGTTCTCTTTGGTAAAACAACCGGCTTGCATTGATTAGAGCTATTTTTCTGACAAAGGACATAATaatcgtccttcaaatgggTGAGATACAGCGTTCTTTAAGAAATATTGACCATGTTTCTATTCCTACCTTTTAAAAAAGTGATTGtgtcggtttttttttgcaaggaTTATCAAAATcctttaatataaattgaatgcaCTCATTATTCTGATcagatccttaaggatttcttttgtatttagtataaaatttCAATCGTAAACTGCACGGATGTCTTCTTAGGAGCCATTTTGACACTCTCGTCAAtcaattaaactaaaatgCTCTGCTGGAATTCGAGTCATGTGATAAAAGGGATATGATGCCATGGACTGAGCATAAAGCTGGAAGAAACCGTTGGGCGGAATTAACataaaaactgcaaaaagCAATACCCGAAAACCGCATGCCATTGAGATCAGGATCAGTGCAAGGACGAGGCAAGCAACAAAGGCGAACACattgccaaaaaaagaaaaaagaagcaaaagcgACTGCTGTGAATGTATTGCAAAAcaataagcaaaacaataaatcaaaatatgaaataataatacgaGGCAGCGCCCGAGGCGAATGGAAGACACACAAGGCACACAAGACTCGCCCAGGACTTCTTGCCTTCaaggcgacgacgacggcaaagTCGAAGAACAGCTGTGCAAAGTCCAAGTCGCGGCGCCTCTATTGTCAGAGCCTGAAATTCGAGCAGGCGCaaggagcagaagcagaagcagcagcaggatcAGCATAGCATCTTGCGGTCGCCTCCTGTGCGCAATTTTATTCCTCTTCTCCGTTTTGGCAAAGAGTCCTTTGTTTTGCTTGACTGCAGCTTCAGTTTacttatatatgtagtatatagtatGCATAATGCTATAAATCTAAATATGTCATAATTCGTTATAATTTCGAGAAAACCGCAAGTAGTTCGCGGCAGGACCTCGCGACCCGCTGCGCGGTtcaagaaatacaaaaaattgacATGGACTTTGGCGAAGGCAACACTCGGGAAGGTGCTGCTCGGGGtggtgcaactgcaactgcaacttcaactttgGAAAACCTAATCCCACAAATTATTACCCTAATATGCTCATATTGTCGCGGCTTAGCGACGTGCTGCCAACTCATTTATCATCTGCGCTTGTGCCGCTGGCGAAATTatcaaaaagtaaataaatatgaaaatgcaCTTTCtccatatttgtttaatttattaaaaaacaaaaaaaagctagAGTAAACAGAGGGAGGATAAAGGGAGGTAAAGGTAaaggcttttgcttttgctttcgcttttgtttgtgctttaAAAAAGTCAGCTGCCGTtgaagctgttgttgttgttgttgctgaccTTTTAAACCCGCGCGCGGTCAGTCGCATTTGCCAGTAAGTAGATCAGGTTCATTTcacttccccttccccctctctctctctctctgcattTCTCTTTcccttaaacattttcatttcagtttcGCTTCCACAGCAGCCGTtgaatcaacagcaacagcagcagcttttgtttgtttaggtAACACATCACATCAGAGATCGCGTCCTGCGTCCTGCgtccttttgttgttggagGTTCGTGTGCTGACCAAATGTTGAATATACAAATACGTTCGCTCAACGCATTTCAAGTATCAAAAAATGACACGTGGATAAACAACGATCTCATCTGTAAGctacaaaatagaaaaagaaaaaactaaatgaattgcatataaatttcaaatattcaaattttataaatactttgtGGAGTTGCAAGCTTGCTTTAATTGTTTCAGTGTGAACAGATAAATTATAGTAAAATAATGTACTCATTGATATTTGTTTCTTCTCTTTTAGCCTGTTCCTTGTACAACAACAGTTAATGTATCTTGCATTTCTTcattcacaacaacaactatgcaCAGAATTCTGCGTTACTCTTTTTACCATGAActtttgtattcaaaataagtacaaaatatgaaattatctGGAAGTTCATTAACTATCTATTTAATAGGACGAACGACTAAAAGgtaaaagaaattatttctATGATAAGATACAATTACATCTAACTGTTAGATACTTTTGGTTCATTGCGCACAAAGTTACATAACTTGGcttatttattcattattgGCATTCAAGTATCTGGCAGACACTTTTCTCGTTCATGGAGTGAAGCTTTTAGATACATTTTCTACAGCTAGCACACAGCTAAACTTCACGTTGTTTTGAACTCTTCTGTctaaaagataaaaaaaagtatttctatgATAAGATACAATTACATCTTATAGATACTTTGTATCCATACGCACAATAGTACATAAGTGAGATTAATTATTCGTAAGTATCTCGCAGATACTTTTCTTGATCATGTAGTGGAGCTTTTAGATACAGTTGAATCATTTTCTACAGCTAAACTTCACGTTGTTTTGAACCCTTCTGtctaaaacataaaaaaaagtatttctatgATAAGATACAATAACATCTTATAGATGCTTTGTATCCATGCGCGGAATAGTACATACATGcgattaattattttaattattcttaagtatctcaaagatacttTTCTCAATCATGGAGTGAAGCTTTTAGATATAGTTGAATAATTTTCTACAGCGAAACTTCTCGataatttaaagtatttttatgataAGATACAATTACATCTTATAGATACTTTGTATCCATGCCTACAATAGTACATAAATGAGATTAATTATTCGTAAGTATCTCGTAGATACTTTTCTCGATCACGTAGTGCACCTTTAGATAGCATTAAAACATTCTCTAGTGAAACTTCGCGATGCTTTAAAACCCTTCGCTGCGGCACACACTTAACTGCCGTTCTCAGTGATTCTCAAGAGGGATGTGAAGGACATTTTGTGAAGGTATTTTGTGTATCCATTAACATTAAAGTTAAATCTTATTAGGCAACTTAGGATTTGAATATGAAAAGCATGCGACACATTCAAATGCATATTTTcgtattcctattcctattcatattcatattcatattcatattcataatcataatcataatcataactGTAAGCCCTACCCTGATGCTGTAGGCACACACCCATACAGAAGCAGGACACGACACCCtcaaagagaagagagagaagagaggtTGAGAGTTACATGATTTGGattataatttgatatttagaGTTGAGaattagcatttaaattgcCTCATTAACTCAAGTCGATAATGTTGCACTTTTTCCGATGCAACAGTCAACTGCAGACGTTTACCAACACTGGAAAGCTGCTCTGTGCATTGGGGAGCTGTTGctctatataattttgttaatcaaaacaaaaacagcaaagcaCTGGAGCAGGGGTTAAAGTGTGGTACCTAGGCGATCCATTGCCACGCCCATCGCAGCGCCGTGTCgataatttagaaattaaatgtAGCTCGTCAATGCGAACCGAAAGAAAGCGAGTGAGAAGGAAGGAGATGGAGTTGGAGTAGCGAAATGCCACAAAtaacacaaatcaaatcaaatcaagcaaaagaaaagcg
It encodes the following:
- the LOC132797365 gene encoding calcineurin B homologous protein 1; the protein is MGLTNSHQLSAAELQAHQAATGLSIEQLDQLHARFLALDRCQRGYLTPTELLRIPQLAQNPLHRQIIDGFFGHTNTGMGTGTETGTRSDSDSDTDTDSMSRDRINFGQFVRTCATFLVPQCDHPPHQRLDGRVHKLRLLSHMFDTQRRGRIERTDFRKVMTTLLNGSPPPSDGVANVHPHSSESELQLLEELAFGERESSTYEEFEERLATVDVESKLAVSKWLEEEEKEKEMEKEEKGKRT